A portion of the Carya illinoinensis cultivar Pawnee chromosome 11, C.illinoinensisPawnee_v1, whole genome shotgun sequence genome contains these proteins:
- the LOC122280894 gene encoding AT-hook motif nuclear-localized protein 26 — protein sequence MDPVAAHGHSLPPPFHTRDLHLHHHQQQQFHHQQQQNSEDEQSGSSGLNRPQKRDRDENNSSSNNNINTSEGNELVMAPGEGEMTRRPRGRPAGSKNKPKPPIIITRDSANALRTHVMEIGDGCDIVESVATFARRRQRGVCIMSGTGTVTNVTLRQPASPGAIVTLHGRFEILSLAGSFLPPPAPPAATGLTIYLAGGQGQVVGGSVVGTLIASGPVVVMAASFSNAAYERLPLEEEETQVPMQDGTIGSPGAVGQQQQLLGDANAPLFQGLPPNLLNSVQLPAEAYWATGRPPY from the coding sequence ATGGATCCAGTTGCAGCACATGGCCATTCTCTTCCCCCTCCTTTCCACACAAGAGATCTTCATCTACACCACCATCAACAACAGCAATTTCAtcaccaacaacaacaaaattcaGAAGATGAGCAAAGCGGAAGCAGTGGCCTAAACCGGCCCCAGAAACGAGATCGTGATGAAAATaacagcagcagcaacaataacatcaatacCAGTGAAGGCAACGAACTCGTCATGGCCCCAGGAGAAGGAGAGATGACAAGGAGACCCCGTGGAAGACCAGCCGGATCCAAGAACAAGCCCAAGCCACCGATCATCATCACACGCGACAGCGCCAATGCTCTTCGCACCCATGTAATGGAAATCGGTGATGGGTGTGATATTGTTGAGAGTGTCGCTACCTTCGCAAGGAGACGCCAGAGAGGGGTCTGCATAATGAGTGGGACCGGCACAGTGACTAATGTAACACTCAGGCAGCCGGCCTCACCCGGTGCAATCGTGACTTTACACGGTCGGTTCGAGATCTTATCTCTAGCCGGGTCGTTCTTACCACCACCAGCACCACCTGCTGCGACAGGATTGACTATATATTTAGCAGGAGGACAAGGACAGGTGGTGGGGGGTAGTGTTGTTGGAACGCTAATTGCATCTGGGCCGGTTGTGGTCATGGCAGCCTCCTTTAGTAACGCTGCATATGAAAGGCTTCCTCTAGAAGAGGAGGAAACTCAGGTGCCAATGCAAGATGGTACAATTGGGTCCCCAGGTGCGGTTGGTCAGCAGCAGCAGCTTTTGGGAGATGCCAATGCGCCTCTCTTTCAAGGCTTACCGCCTAATCTTCTCAACTCCGTTCAATTGCCAGCTGAGGCATACTGGGCAACTGGTCGCCCTCCATACTGA
- the LOC122282586 gene encoding protein DETOXIFICATION 56-like gives MSAILKLEERVPSEKTFQPPSSPPPPVQKWPASFAGIMLLELKVQWKIALPLVAMNLAWFAKLAITTAFLGRLGELRLAGGALGFTFANVTGFSVLNGLCGAMEPICGQAYGAKNFKLLHKILLMAIFLLLLATIPIACLWLNVDKLLIYFGQQKDISIVAKTYLFYLLPDLAITSFLCPLKAYLSSQGITVPIMFSSVLALCFHVPINILLAKAKGLEGVSMAVWITDLMVVIPLALYVFMTENRKERRWKEGGWWDQGISDWLKLLKLCGPCCLTTCLEWWCYEILVLLTGRLANAKQAVGVLAIVLNFDYLLYSVMLSLATSVSTRVSNELGANQATTAYQSAYVSLAVSIVSGCIGGVVMFAARGIWGPLFSRNKGIIRGVKKSMLLMALAEVVNFPLAACGGIVRGTARPCLGMYANLGGFYLLALPLGVVLGFKAALGLGGLLIGLLVGIVTCLVLLLIFVTRIDWDSEAGKAQTLACDREIVKVDGNHRSMETASYA, from the coding sequence ATGTCTGCAATCCTGAAATTGGAAGAGAGAGTACCGAGTGAGAAAACTTTTCAGCCACCTTCATCTCCACCACCTCCAGTTCAAAAATGGCCAGCCAGCTTTGCAGGGATTATGCTTTTGGAGCTAAAAGTGCAGTGGAAAATTGCCCTTCCCTTGGTAGCAATGAATTTAGCATGGTTTGCAAAACTAGCGATCACAACAGCATTTTTAGGCAGGCTTGGGGAGCTCAGACTAGCAGGTGGAGCACTAGGGTTTACATTTGCTAATGTCACAGGTTTCTCTGTCTTGAACGGGCTCTGTGGCGCCATGGAACCCATATGTGGTCAAGCTTATGGAGCCAAAAACTTTAAACTCCTTCACAAGATCCTTCTCATGGCAATCTTCTTGTTACTACTAGCAACAATACCTATAGCGTGCTTATGGCTCAATGTTGATAAGCTTCTCATTTATTTTGGCCAACAAAAAGACATTTCCATTGTCGCAAAGACCTATCTGTTCTACCTCCTCCCTGACTTGGCAATTACTTCATTTCTCTGTCCGCTCAAAGCCTACTTGAGCTCACAGGGCATAACGGTTCCTATAATGTTTAGCTCGGTTCTGGCGTTATGTTTTCATGTACCCATCAACATATTACTTGCAAAAGCCAAGGGTCTTGAAGGAGTTTCGATGGCAGTTTGGATCACTGATCTCATGGTAGTGATTCCACTTGCCTTGTATGTGTTTATGACTGAAAATAGGAAGGAGAGAAGGTGGAAGGAAGGAGGATGGTGGGACCAAGGCATTAGTGACTGGCTCAAGTTGCTTAAGCTTTGCGGGCCATGCTGCCTCACTACCTGCCTTGAATGGTGGTGTTATGAGATTTTAGTCTTGCTCACTGGACGGCTAGCAAATGCCAAGCAGGCAGTTGGAGTGTTAGCCATCGTGCTGAACTTCGACTATCTGCTCTACTCCGTGATGCTATCACTAGCCACCTCTGTATCCACCCGTGTGTCAAATGAGCTTGGTGCAAACCAAGCCACCACTGCTTACCAGTCAGCCTATGTGTCTCTAGCAGTGAGCATCGTCTCAGGTTGCATAGGTGGCGTTGTGATGTTTGCAGCGAGGGGAATTTGGGGGCCCCTGTTTAGCCGTAATAAGGGGATTATAAGAGGTGTAAAGAAGTCCATGCTGCTTATGGCTTTGGCGGAAGTTGTGAATTTCCCATTGGCAGCATGTGGCGGAATTGTTCGTGGGACAGCTAGGCCATGTTTGGGAATGTATGCCAATCTTGGTGGATTCTACCTTCTTGCCCTTCCTTTGGGTGTGGTTTTAGGTTTCAAGGCTGCACTTGGACTTGGTGGGTTGTTGATAGGGTTATTGGTCGGGATAGTCACCTGTTTGGTTTTGCTGTTGATCTTCGTTACAAGGATTGACTGGGACTCGGAAGCGGGCAAGGCACAAACACTTGCGTGCGATAGGGAAATTGTTAAGGTAGATGGAAATCACAGAAGCATGGAAACAGCAAGTTATGCTTAA
- the LOC122282587 gene encoding ATP-dependent Clp protease ATP-binding subunit CLPT2, chloroplastic: MRPNSLPYPRFGSCCSHHLDSRSVLVKMAARTISKFPLTTAQFTDSDSRRRFDLHPSRRVRALRLRQHGLPHPWLGTNNLSLQSSHIRPSILKRRPVSATVSFSLPTANPERLSSTEKVPKWSRRAIKSFAMGELEARKLKCPTTGTEALLMGILIEGTSLASKFLRANGITLFKVREETIKLLGKADMYFFSPEHPPLTEAALRALDWAIDQKLKSGDGGEVTASHLLLGIWSEVESPGHKIMATLGFNDEKAKELKSLSSEPGPVDD, from the exons ATGCGACCCAATTCTCTACCATATCCACGATTCGGTAGCTGCTGCTCGCACCATCTCGATTCTCGCAGTGTTCTCGTCAAAATGGCTGCTCGCACCATCTCGAAGTTTCCACTAACGACAGCTCAATTCACAGACTCCGATAGCAGAAGACGATTCGACCTTCATCCTTCGCGTCGGGTTCGGGCCCTCAGGCTCAGACAACACGGTCTGCCTCACCCATGGCTTGGCACCAACAATCTCTCGCTTCAGTCCTCCCATATCAGACCTTCCATACTAAAACGCCGACCCGTCTCTGCCACGGTATCGTTCAGCCTCCCCACTGC AAACCCTGAGAGACTTTCCTCGACTGAAAAAGTTCCCAA ATGGTCTAGGAGGGCTATCAAGTCATTTGCTATGGGGGAGCTGGAGGCAAGGAAGCTCAAGTGCCCAACTACCGGGACTGAAGCCCTTCTCATGGGGATTCTCATCGAGG GAACTAGTTTGGCTTCAAAGTTTTTGCGGGCAAATGGAATTACACTTTTCAAGGTTCGCGAAGAAACAATCAAGTTACTTGGGAAAGCTGACATGTATTTTTTCAGTCCTGAGCATCCTCCATTAACTGAAGCAGCTCTAAGGGCCCTTGACTGGGCTATTGATCAGAAGCTAAAATCTG GTGATGGTGGGGAAGTTACGGCATCTCATCTGCTTCTTGGCATATGGTCTGAAGTTGAATCGCCAGGTCATAAGATCATGGCTACCCTTGGCTTCAATGATGAGAAAGCCAAAGAACTAAAGTCTTTAAGTTCTGAACCTGGACCTGTTGATGATTGA
- the LOC122282768 gene encoding ACT domain-containing protein ACR8-like, which produces MEWPACVDEYEKLVIRMNTPRVVIDNAVCPTATLVTVDSARRHGILLEAVQVLTDLNLSIKKAYISSDGRWFMDVFHVTDQDGNKLTDESVISYIEQSMGTIHYSRTNDYNGLTALELTGTDRVGLLSEVFAVLADLQCNVVEAKVWTHNGRIASLIYAKDCDSGCPIEDSQKIDRIEARLRNVLKGDNDIRSARTSVSLAVTHTERRLHQMMFADRDYERKPILNQGSDSTVVTVQNWAKRGYSVVNVQCKDRSKLLFDIVCTLTDMEYVVFHATVNAAGDAAYLEFYIRHTDGTPISSEPERQRVIQCLEAAVERRGSQGVRLELFAADRQGLLADVTRTFRENGLNVTRAEISTQSDMALNFFYVTDAIGNTADPKLIEAVRHRIGLSNLKVKELPLLCHEKLEREEQAVGVGGAVLLSLGSLVRRNLYNLGLIRSYS; this is translated from the exons ATGGAGTGGCCCGCTTGTGTGGACGAATACGAGAAGCTTGTGATCCGGATGAACACTCCCAG GGTCGTGATCGACAATGCCGTCTGCCCAACTGCAACTTTGGTCACG GTTGATAGCGCTAGAAGACATGGAATTTTACTAGAGGCCGTGCAGGTTCTGACCGATCTGAACCTTTCCATAAAGAAAGCTTACATATCTTCGGATGGAAGGTGGTTTATGGATG TTTTCCATGTGACTGATCAAGACGGAAACAAACTGACGGACGAGAGCGTTATCAGCTACATTGAGCAG TCCATGGGCACCATTCACTACAGTCGAACCAACGACTATAACGGCCTAACAGCTCTGGAGTTAACCGGAACCGACCGGGTCGGTCTTCTTTCCGAGGTATTTGCAGTGCTGGCAGACCTTCAATGCAACGTAGTGGAGGCCAAGGTTTGGACCCACAATGGCCGAATCGCATCACTGATATACGCAAAGGACTGCGACTCGGGGTGCCCGATCGAGGACTCGCAAAAGATAGACCGAATCGAAGCACGTTTAAGGAACGTGCTCAAAGGCGACAACGACATTCGGAGCGCCAGGACTTCTGTCTCTTTGGCAGTCACACACACAGAGAGGAGGCTGCATCAGATGATGTTTGCGGACCGTGATTACGAGAGGAAGCCGATTTTGAATCAGGGTTCTGATTCCACGGTTGTAACGGTTCAGAATTGGGCCAAGAGGGGTTATTCAGTGGTAAATGTTCAGTGCAAGGACCGTTCCAAGCTGCTGTTCGATATTGTTTGTACGCTCACGGACATGGAGTACGTTGTTTTTCATGCCACTGTCAACGCTGCTGGAGACGCAGCGTATCTG GAATTTTATATTAGGCACACAGATGGGACCCCGATTAGTTCTGAACCAGAAAGGCAACGTGTAATCCAGTGTCTAGAAGCTGCCGTTGAAAGAAGAGGTTCTCAG GGCGTGAGGCTGGAATTATTTGCGGCGGACAGGCAAGGGCTGTTGGCCGATGTAACAAGAACGTTCCGAGAGAATGGGCTTAACGTGACAAGAGCCGAGATATCAACCCAGAGCGACATGGCTCTCAACTTCTTTTATGTAACGGATGCGATTGGGAACACTGCAGACCCAAAACTCATCGAAGCCGTAAGGCATAGAATCGGATTGAGTAACTTGAAAGTCAAGGAATTGCCATTACTTTGTCACGAAAAGTTGGAGAGGGAAGAGCAAGCTGTTGGGGTCGGTGGGGCCGTGTTGTTGTCACTTGGGAGCTTAGTGAGAAGGAATCTGTACAACTTGGGATTGATCAGATCATATTCTTAA